Proteins encoded by one window of Actinocorallia herbida:
- a CDS encoding phosphonatase-like hydrolase, which translates to MIELAAFDVAGTTVQEYGAVYVALREAVEAAGATPGTGDIDRSMGADKREAIHALLGGPSPETVEDVFADFHRRLTSAYAARKPEPLPGVEKAFAVLRAAGVKVALTTGFDRSITEALLGLLGWDSAVVDAVVCADDVAAGRPAPYMVFRAMELTRVHAASSVLTAGDTVLDLRAGTNAGAGFVVGVLTGSMNAAQLGGERHTHLLPGVADVPALLGLGG; encoded by the coding sequence ATGATCGAACTCGCCGCCTTCGATGTCGCCGGCACGACCGTGCAGGAGTACGGCGCCGTGTACGTCGCCCTTCGGGAGGCCGTAGAGGCCGCGGGCGCGACGCCCGGCACGGGTGACATCGACCGGTCGATGGGCGCGGACAAGAGGGAGGCGATCCACGCGCTCCTCGGGGGTCCGTCGCCGGAGACCGTCGAGGACGTCTTCGCCGACTTCCACCGAAGGCTGACGTCCGCCTACGCGGCCCGCAAGCCCGAGCCCCTTCCCGGGGTGGAGAAGGCGTTCGCCGTACTGCGCGCGGCGGGGGTGAAGGTCGCGCTCACCACGGGCTTCGACAGGTCGATCACCGAGGCGCTGCTCGGCCTCCTCGGCTGGGACTCCGCGGTCGTCGACGCCGTCGTGTGCGCCGACGACGTGGCGGCGGGCCGTCCCGCGCCGTACATGGTCTTCCGTGCGATGGAACTCACACGGGTGCACGCAGCCTCCTCAGTGCTCACCGCGGGTGACACCGTGCTCGACCTCCGTGCCGGGACGAACGCGGGCGCGGGCTTCGTCGTCGGCGTGCTCACGGGTTCGATGAACGCCGCGCAACTCGGGGGTGAACGGCACACCCACCTGCTCCCCGGCGTCGCCGACGTGCCCGCGCTGCTGGGCCTGGGCGGGTGA
- a CDS encoding tyrosine-protein phosphatase, protein MADNGGSSLGLESAPNARDLGGYKTADGRSVRPGLVLRTEALHQLTDADQARLRALGVRDVVDFRGAPEIAMSGEDLLPDGVSYHHLPVVAEDHDIYTLIAPLVTDPDPALQRQVLGDGRAEAIMVDLYRWFVSDAEAREPFARALHLVERAEKPVLFHCTAGKDRTGWLAALLLTALDVPRETILADYLLTNERQRSLADLFQGHGSPIDPALLAPLLDVRAPYLEAAFDQADKEHGSVEAYLTDVLGADPDRLRARLLA, encoded by the coding sequence ATGGCGGACAACGGGGGATCGAGCCTGGGGCTCGAGTCGGCGCCCAACGCACGGGACCTGGGCGGCTACAAGACCGCCGACGGCCGGTCCGTCCGGCCCGGCCTGGTGCTCCGGACCGAGGCGCTGCACCAGCTCACCGACGCCGACCAGGCCCGCCTGCGCGCCCTCGGCGTCCGCGACGTGGTCGACTTCCGGGGCGCGCCCGAGATCGCCATGAGCGGCGAGGACCTCCTGCCCGACGGGGTCTCCTACCACCACCTGCCCGTCGTCGCCGAAGACCACGACATCTACACCCTCATCGCCCCGCTCGTCACCGACCCCGACCCGGCCCTCCAGCGGCAGGTGCTCGGCGACGGCAGGGCCGAGGCGATCATGGTCGACCTTTACCGCTGGTTCGTCAGCGACGCCGAGGCCCGCGAGCCGTTCGCCCGCGCCCTGCACCTCGTCGAGCGGGCCGAGAAGCCCGTCCTGTTCCACTGCACCGCGGGCAAGGACCGCACCGGCTGGCTCGCCGCCCTGCTCCTGACGGCACTCGACGTCCCCCGCGAGACGATCCTGGCCGATTACCTGCTCACCAACGAGCGCCAGCGCAGCCTCGCCGACCTCTTCCAGGGCCACGGCAGCCCCATCGACCCGGCCCTGCTCGCCCCCCTGCTCGACGTCCGCGCCCCCTACCTCGAAGCCGCCTTCGACCAGGCCGACAAGGAACACGGCTCCGTCGAGGCCTACCTCACCGACGTCCTCGGCGCCGACCCCGACCGCCTGCGCGCCCGCCTCCTCGCCTGA
- a CDS encoding ankyrin repeat domain-containing protein, with amino-acid sequence MGDAEEVEEFATKVFGLARSGETELLRAYVEAGVPVDLTNQAGDTLLMLAAYHGHAGTARMLVEHGADAGRENDRGQSPLAGAVFKKEAEVVRVLLEAGASPDAGTPTAREAARMFGNSEFLEWFEGR; translated from the coding sequence ATGGGGGATGCGGAAGAGGTCGAGGAGTTCGCGACCAAAGTGTTCGGGTTGGCGCGGAGTGGGGAGACGGAGTTGCTGCGGGCTTATGTGGAGGCGGGGGTTCCGGTGGATCTGACGAATCAGGCGGGGGACACGCTGTTGATGCTGGCGGCGTATCACGGGCATGCGGGGACGGCGCGGATGCTGGTGGAGCACGGGGCGGACGCCGGGCGGGAGAACGATCGGGGGCAGAGTCCGCTCGCGGGGGCGGTGTTCAAGAAGGAGGCGGAGGTGGTGCGGGTGCTGCTGGAGGCGGGGGCGTCGCCGGACGCGGGGACGCCGACGGCGCGGGAGGCAGCGCGGATGTTCGGGAACTCCGAGTTCCTCGAGTGGTTCGAGGGCCGTTGA
- a CDS encoding KGGVGR-motif variant AAA ATPase, translating to MIVPEDSAVPERLYTWVDVDAHLTALAARQDWPSWLLEGDAFWDGLELSVDPSTSDSAVLSWLGDRFGVGSVVHHVAGAALRLDDVPGHPSKRLLPVTISREVPSDFRREPRWRERRVVADLGRPLPPPDRPFAENVRISALHSFKGGVGRTLHGVAIADAVARQGRRVLLVDADLEAPGITWMFSAQGRRVDFSFEDFLALLHSSEDGRPEEAVHLGAAFLPNQTLDDVIVMPTRRSLADISPPRLEPTDLLTPDRSIYYLTDSLAELAYRLGASTVLIDLRAGGSELSAPILLDPRVQRTFVTTISDQSLRGTLRTIQELGRRAPSRPTDPAPAALITQFREHGHGDLAVRSAAQLRDTIAKSLVPSLSDDDLTIDSDLALEPLFSVFQESLLALPLSWDEVIEVIRRQRLADALAPLVDSLSISNGLDHSVPSPPSDHTAEEDLLVRRRALRGFAEQLAYAETADDTDFLATESLKNLLTAHRTEPPLSVVVGAKGSGKTFTQLQMCFRRTWQEYAKGVRVEGVTLDAPLVPVFVSKNLNEVTLSRISEIQRGSVTAPGTEPASQLDLREIIDDALRTDLSDGEWRKVWLTCMARSLGISSSPERVEDDLARLGQSASRIFLIDGLEDLLQDFSQRSAQQALRVLLVDCLDWLRSLRGRPLGLVVFVRRDLVQAAIKQNYGQFFARHSEYELKWNPAEAMRLALWVVQRSSALPSLTSEEVAAANDQKLSELLLPVWGEKMGSTRSREARSEGWFLAALSDFNGQIQARDIVTFLKESARLSEGDTRWMDRLLAPAAMRTALVHCSAEKIEAISVESPEVGNLLRHLRDLSTDLKRIPFEAEAVQLSSDDLAILSANGVVFREDDQYWIPEIFRHGLSFRATGRPKILAIANLVRQRNNLG from the coding sequence ATGATCGTGCCGGAGGATTCTGCCGTCCCCGAACGTCTCTACACCTGGGTGGACGTCGACGCGCATCTCACGGCACTCGCGGCCAGACAGGACTGGCCCTCGTGGCTTCTGGAAGGCGACGCCTTCTGGGACGGCCTGGAACTGTCGGTCGACCCATCCACGTCCGATTCGGCGGTCCTGTCCTGGCTCGGTGACAGGTTCGGCGTCGGATCCGTGGTCCACCATGTCGCGGGTGCAGCGCTCAGGCTCGACGACGTGCCAGGGCATCCGTCGAAGAGACTGCTACCGGTCACCATCTCCCGAGAGGTACCCAGCGATTTCCGGCGTGAGCCGAGGTGGAGGGAGAGACGAGTAGTCGCCGACCTCGGCAGGCCGCTTCCACCACCAGACCGGCCCTTCGCCGAAAATGTCCGGATCTCTGCTCTGCACTCCTTCAAGGGCGGGGTGGGCAGAACACTGCACGGTGTGGCGATCGCCGACGCGGTCGCGAGGCAAGGCCGACGTGTTCTCCTCGTCGACGCGGACCTCGAGGCGCCGGGCATCACCTGGATGTTCTCCGCTCAGGGGCGACGGGTCGACTTCAGCTTCGAGGACTTCCTGGCGCTCCTGCACTCCTCGGAGGACGGCCGACCCGAGGAAGCGGTCCACCTCGGTGCCGCGTTCCTGCCGAACCAGACACTCGACGACGTGATCGTCATGCCGACGCGTCGATCCCTGGCGGACATCTCCCCTCCACGGCTGGAGCCCACGGACCTTCTGACACCCGACCGGTCCATCTACTACCTGACCGATTCCCTCGCGGAGCTCGCCTACCGGCTCGGCGCCTCGACCGTCCTCATCGACCTACGGGCAGGCGGCAGCGAGCTTTCCGCCCCCATCCTCCTCGACCCCCGGGTACAGCGGACCTTCGTCACCACGATCAGCGACCAGTCGCTGCGGGGAACGCTTCGCACCATTCAGGAACTCGGTAGGCGAGCTCCGAGCCGGCCCACTGATCCCGCCCCCGCCGCACTCATCACGCAGTTCCGTGAGCACGGGCACGGCGACTTGGCGGTCCGCTCCGCCGCCCAGCTCCGTGACACGATCGCCAAGTCCCTCGTGCCGTCCTTGTCGGACGACGACCTGACCATCGACAGCGACCTCGCCCTCGAGCCGCTCTTCAGCGTCTTTCAGGAGTCCCTGCTCGCGCTGCCCCTGTCCTGGGACGAGGTCATCGAGGTGATCCGCCGCCAGCGACTGGCGGACGCGCTCGCACCCCTTGTCGACTCGCTGAGCATCTCCAACGGCCTGGACCACAGCGTTCCGTCTCCCCCTTCCGACCACACGGCGGAGGAAGACCTTCTCGTACGACGCCGCGCCCTCCGGGGATTCGCGGAACAGCTCGCGTACGCCGAGACCGCCGACGACACGGACTTCCTCGCGACCGAGTCACTGAAGAACCTGCTGACCGCCCACCGCACCGAGCCACCGCTGTCCGTCGTGGTGGGCGCCAAAGGCTCCGGGAAGACCTTCACCCAGCTGCAGATGTGCTTTCGCCGGACCTGGCAAGAGTACGCGAAGGGTGTGCGTGTCGAAGGGGTCACCCTGGATGCGCCTCTCGTTCCCGTCTTCGTCTCGAAGAACCTCAATGAGGTCACACTCAGCCGCATCAGTGAGATTCAGCGGGGTTCCGTCACCGCGCCGGGAACCGAGCCCGCCTCTCAACTCGACTTGCGCGAGATCATCGACGACGCGCTTCGCACGGATCTCTCTGATGGAGAGTGGCGCAAGGTCTGGCTCACCTGCATGGCCCGCTCTTTGGGAATCTCCTCTTCTCCCGAACGGGTGGAGGACGACTTGGCGAGGCTGGGCCAGTCCGCCAGCCGGATCTTCCTGATCGACGGCTTGGAAGATCTCCTTCAGGATTTCTCACAGCGTTCAGCGCAACAGGCCCTACGCGTGCTCCTGGTCGACTGCCTCGATTGGCTGCGCAGCCTCCGGGGCCGTCCACTCGGACTTGTGGTCTTCGTGCGACGGGATCTGGTCCAGGCCGCGATCAAGCAGAACTATGGACAGTTCTTCGCCCGGCACAGCGAGTACGAACTCAAGTGGAACCCCGCTGAGGCCATGCGGCTCGCACTCTGGGTGGTCCAGCGTTCTTCGGCACTGCCGTCTCTCACTTCTGAGGAGGTGGCAGCGGCGAATGACCAGAAACTCAGCGAACTCCTCCTTCCCGTATGGGGGGAGAAGATGGGTTCCACCCGGTCTCGCGAGGCCCGCTCCGAAGGATGGTTCCTCGCCGCGCTCTCGGACTTCAACGGCCAGATCCAGGCACGCGACATCGTCACCTTCCTCAAAGAGTCCGCACGTCTGTCGGAGGGGGACACCCGCTGGATGGACCGTCTTCTGGCTCCCGCCGCGATGCGGACGGCGCTCGTCCATTGCAGCGCGGAGAAGATCGAGGCGATCAGTGTGGAGAGTCCGGAAGTCGGCAACCTGCTGAGGCACCTCAGGGATCTGAGCACGGACTTGAAGAGAATCCCCTTCGAGGCGGAGGCCGTGCAGCTCTCGAGTGACGATCTGGCAATCCTCTCGGCCAACGGTGTCGTGTTCCGCGAGGACGACCAGTACTGGATACCCGAGATCTTTCGACACGGACTGTCGTTCAGAGCGACCGGGCGCCCGAAGATCCTCGCGATCGCGAACCTCGTCCGGCAGCGCAACAACCTCGGGTGA